One genomic region from Actinocatenispora thailandica encodes:
- a CDS encoding FHA domain-containing protein, translating into MTRPDDEFPPLDVTSTLNIGALEDMLDSAVEAEVVPTRLARSLPPGTALLVVRRGPNAGARFLLDHDVTTSGRHPDSDIFLDDVTVSRRHAEFHREAGVFAVRDVGSLNGTYVNRERVETATLSNGDEVQIGKFRLVLIAGPRADDA; encoded by the coding sequence ATGACCCGGCCCGACGACGAGTTTCCCCCGCTCGACGTCACCTCGACGTTGAACATCGGCGCGCTGGAGGACATGCTCGACAGCGCGGTCGAGGCCGAGGTGGTGCCGACTCGGTTGGCGCGGTCGTTGCCGCCGGGGACGGCGCTGCTGGTGGTGCGGCGGGGGCCGAACGCGGGTGCGCGGTTCCTGCTGGATCATGATGTGACGACCAGTGGTCGTCATCCGGACAGCGACATCTTCCTCGACGATGTGACGGTGTCTCGTCGGCATGCGGAGTTCCACCGGGAGGCCGGTGTGTTCGCGGTGCGCGATGTGGGCAGTTTGAACGGGACGTATGTCAACCGGGAGCGGGTCGAGACGGCTACCCTGAGCAATGGCGATGAGGTACAGATCGGTAAGTTCCGGTTGGTTCTGATCGCCGGTCCGAGGGCGGACGACGCGTAG
- a CDS encoding MerR family transcriptional regulator: MSIGEVLAHLRGEFPDTTISKLRFLESEGLVEPERTPSGYRKYSWDDVSRLTYILTAQRDHYLPLRVIREQLAAMDEGRLPPGGAVVSRPPLVAVEQLPTARDFRPASVEVRLSRAEVADQAGIDDAQLRELEQFGLVSARSGYYDADALEIAKVVGLLARFGVQARHLRAYRSAADREIGLFEQVVAPLARQRNPQARAAAAETVRELAALSLRLHAALVQAGLRGSVGG, from the coding sequence ATGAGCATCGGTGAGGTGCTTGCTCATCTTCGGGGTGAGTTCCCGGACACGACGATTTCGAAGTTGCGGTTCCTGGAGTCCGAGGGGCTGGTGGAGCCGGAGCGGACGCCGTCGGGTTACCGGAAGTATTCGTGGGACGACGTGTCCCGGTTGACCTACATCCTGACTGCGCAGCGTGATCACTATCTGCCGTTGCGGGTGATCCGGGAGCAGTTGGCGGCGATGGACGAGGGGCGGCTGCCGCCGGGTGGCGCGGTGGTGTCGCGGCCGCCGTTGGTGGCGGTGGAGCAGTTGCCGACGGCGCGGGACTTTCGGCCGGCGTCGGTGGAGGTGCGGCTGTCTCGGGCGGAGGTGGCCGACCAGGCGGGGATCGACGACGCGCAGCTGCGGGAGTTGGAGCAGTTCGGGTTGGTGTCGGCGCGGTCGGGTTACTACGACGCCGACGCGTTGGAGATCGCGAAGGTCGTCGGGCTGCTGGCGCGGTTCGGTGTGCAGGCGCGGCATCTGCGGGCGTACCGGTCGGCTGCCGATCGGGAGATCGGGTTGTTCGAGCAGGTGGTTGCTCCGCTTGCGCGGCAACGGAATCCGCAGGCGAGGGCGGCTGCGGCGGAGACGGTGCGGGAGTTGGCGGCGTTGTCGTTGCGGCTGCATGCGGCGTTGGTGCAGGCGGGGTTGCGCGGCTCGGTGGGTGGGTGA
- a CDS encoding bifunctional nuclease family protein has translation MQELSVVGVRVELPGNQPIVLLKEASGDRYLPIWIGAVEATAIAFEQQGVKPARPLTHDLLRDVLTALGSPLQLVEITELKDTVFYAELVIGDGVRVSARPSDAIALALRVGATIQCSEQVLDAVGIVIPDEQEDEVERFREFLDQVSPEDFAG, from the coding sequence GTGCAGGAGCTCAGCGTGGTGGGTGTCCGGGTGGAGTTGCCGGGTAACCAACCGATCGTGCTACTGAAAGAGGCTTCGGGGGATCGGTATCTGCCGATCTGGATCGGTGCTGTGGAGGCGACGGCGATCGCTTTCGAGCAGCAGGGGGTGAAGCCGGCTCGGCCGCTGACGCACGATCTGCTGCGGGATGTGTTGACGGCGCTGGGTTCTCCGTTGCAGTTGGTGGAGATCACCGAGTTGAAGGACACGGTGTTCTATGCCGAGTTGGTGATCGGTGACGGGGTGCGGGTGTCGGCTCGGCCGTCGGATGCGATCGCGTTGGCGTTGCGGGTGGGCGCGACGATCCAGTGTTCGGAGCAGGTGCTGGATGCGGTGGGCATCGTGATTCCGGACGAGCAGGAGGACGAGGTCGAGCGGTTCCGCGAGTTTCTCGATCAGGTGAGCCCGGAGGATTTCGCCGGCTGA
- a CDS encoding MerR family transcriptional regulator — translation MDERRSGEHAADGGVAQGVLFGSVDGSLDGDDVGYRGVTACHAAGISYRQLDYWARTGLVVPSVRPAAGSGSQRLYSFRDIVVLKVVKRLLDAGVSLQNIRKAIDQLRSRGVGDLAQITLISDGTTVYECRSPEEVVDLLQGGQGVFGIAIGGAFSEIRGSLAALPAEPAAGVDVPVSAAGDELAARRAARRHAG, via the coding sequence ATGGACGAGCGGCGATCCGGGGAGCATGCGGCCGATGGTGGCGTGGCCCAGGGTGTGTTGTTCGGGTCCGTGGACGGCTCGCTGGACGGTGATGATGTCGGCTATCGGGGCGTGACCGCCTGCCATGCGGCGGGGATCAGTTACCGGCAGTTGGATTACTGGGCGCGGACGGGCCTGGTGGTGCCGAGTGTGCGGCCGGCGGCGGGTTCGGGCAGTCAGCGGCTGTACTCGTTTCGCGACATCGTGGTGTTGAAGGTCGTCAAGCGGCTGCTGGATGCGGGTGTGTCGTTGCAGAACATCCGGAAGGCGATCGATCAGTTGCGCTCGCGTGGGGTGGGCGATCTGGCGCAGATCACGCTGATTTCCGATGGTACGACGGTGTATGAGTGCCGTTCGCCGGAGGAGGTGGTCGATCTGTTGCAGGGCGGCCAGGGTGTGTTCGGGATCGCGATCGGTGGTGCGTTCTCGGAGATTCGCGGGTCGCTTGCGGCGTTGCCGGCGGAGCCGGCGGCCGGGGTGGACGTGCCGGTGTCGGCGGCGGGTGACGAGTTGGCCGCGCGGCGTGCGGCTCGGCGGCACGCGGGCTGA
- a CDS encoding DUF5999 family protein: MCQHQPPCPAADDPAREAARILFTHPEQGWSLLCNGVVLFDDTGQLLPDGSPITPHRGPAPHRSSAHAA; the protein is encoded by the coding sequence ATGTGCCAGCACCAGCCGCCCTGCCCAGCCGCCGACGACCCGGCGCGCGAGGCGGCGCGAATCCTGTTCACCCACCCCGAACAGGGCTGGAGCCTGCTGTGCAACGGCGTCGTGCTGTTCGACGACACCGGCCAGCTGCTGCCCGACGGCAGCCCCATCACCCCGCACCGTGGCCCCGCGCCACACCGCAGCTCGGCGCACGCCGCCTGA